The sequence TGAACTTCATCGCGCCGTCGAACGAGCCGTACAGCTGGCTTTCACGCTCGAGCGCCGAGCGGCGCGCCTTCACGCCTTCGTTGTCGATGATGCCGGCGCGCAGGTCCGCGTCGATGCTCATCTGCTTGCCGGGCATCGCGTCGAGCGAGAAGCGCGCCGCGACTTCGGCGACGCGCTCCGAGCCCTTCGTGATCACGATGAACTGCACGATCGTCACGATCACGAACACGACGAAGCCGACCACGAGGTTATCGCCGATCACGAACTGCCCGAACGTCGTGATGATCTTGCCGCCCTCGGCGGTGAGCAGGATCATCCGGCTCGTGCTGATCGACAGCGCGAGCCGGAACAGCGTCGTGATCAGCAGGATCGGCGGAAACGTCGAGAACTCGAGGATGTTGACGATGTAGAACGAGCCCATGAACACGAGCAGCGCCGTCACGATGTTCAGGCCGATCAGGAAATCGAGCACGTACGGCGGCAGCGGCACGATCAGCATCGCGATCACGAGCACCATCAGGCACAGGACGATCAGTTCGGGGCGCGCTTGGGCCTTGATCAGGAGATTCTTCAGCATGACTATCGACCGGATTGAATGAAAGGCGCCGCGCGTCAGTCGGCGCGCGGGCGCGCCTGCCGCCGCTCGCGCGCATACGTCGCGCCGATCAGCTCCTCGAGCGCGCCGAGCGCCGCGCGGCGCGCGTCGGCGTCGCCGTAGAGCGCGATCGGCACGCCCGCGAACGCGCGCAGCGCGAGCTGCAACAACTGCGAGCGACGGGCGGGCGCGAGCGGCTCGAGCAGATCGCCGAGCGTGCCCAGCAGCACGTCGGCGACCGAGAACGGCCGTTGCAGGCCGCCCAGCATCGTCGCGAGCGCGCGCGCCTCGGTGAGCCCGCAATCGCGCGCGAGCGCGTCGTCGAGCAGCCGGCCGACGAACTGCTCGTCGGCCGACGCGAGCATGCGCGCGCGATGCAGCGTGCCGAGCAGCGGGCCGAACTCGGCCGCGCACCCGCAGCTCGGATCGTGCGACTGCATGTCATACGACAGCGCGGCGCTCACGTAGTCGAGAATCCGCTTGCGGCGGCTCGCGCCGAACTGCTCGATCCAGTCTTCGTAGATGACGAGGTGCGAGCCGTCGAACTCGAGGAACTGCCGGTACAGCTCGCGCAGCCGGCGCGCATCGAGCTGCATCCGCGCGCCGAACACCTTCGCCTTGAGCGCCGCGTTGATGCCCGCCTTGATCCGCTTGGCGCCGTCGCCCGCGAGCAGCTCGTCGATCGCGCGCTCGAGCGCGTCGACGGATTCGCCGTCGAGCCGGCGCCGCCGGCGCAGCTCGCGCAGCGCGAGCAACAGATCGCTCTCGTCGCGAAAGCGCTCGCGCGCGTCGCGCAGCAGCGTCGCGAGGTCCGCGCGGCCGCGCGCCGCGCGGCCGCCGAGCAGCGCGGCGAGCTCGTCGAGCTTCTCGTCGGCGTCCGTGTCGAGAATCCGTTCGAGCTCGTCGCTGCGCCGCCCCTTGCGCTCCGACGCGCGGAACCGGCCGAATTGCGCGGCGGCGTTCGCGGCCTCCTCGTCGACGCCGGCGAGTTGCGCCTGCACGTCGGCCGCGCCCGCCGCCCCCGTCTGCGGCGCGTCGTCGAGCGACGGCTCCGCGTCGAGCCGGTTCGCCGCGCTCCCCGTGCCGTCTATCGAAAAGCCGCGCCGCGCGGCCGACGCGCCGCCGATGATCGAGCTCATGACTTGTCGTCCATGTAGGGTTTGAGCATCTGCACGGTTGCGCGCAGCGTCGCGTTGTCCGCCGGATCGCCCGATTCCCACGGCTGGCCGTCGGGCCAGGCCGCGCCCGCGCGCAGCAGCTTCGGCTGGATCAGGAACACGCGCACCACCTGCTCGTGCCGATCCGAATGCCCGCGAAACAGCCCGCCGATCAGCGGAATGCTGGCCAGCCCGGGAATCCGGAACGTGCGGCGCGTGACGTCGTCGCGCGTGTTGCCGCCGATGAGCAGGCTCATCTCGTGCGGCACGCGCGCGACCGTGTTGATCTCGGTGCGGTTCACGAGCGGCATCGTGTTGTTGTCGATGACGATCTGGCCGTCGCTCGTCGCGCCGTCGGTGTTGCCGTCCTCGATGTCGACGATCATCTCGACCTGCGACCCATCGCGCGTGAGCCGCGGCAGCACGTTGACGAGCGTGCCGTAGGTCACGTGATCGAGCTGCACCGTGCGCTCGCCGATCAGCTTCGCGTAGAACGTCTGGTTGCTGTCGAACGTCGCCGGCACGTTCTCCTGCGTGAGCACGATCGGCCGCGAGATCACGGTGGCGTCGCCCGTCTGGCTGAGCGCCGCGACCGATGCGAGGAACCTGGTGCCGTCGAGCGTCGTCACGTTGCCGCCGCGATTGTTGAAGCCGACGCCGATGCCCGGCGCATTGAGCGCGCCCTGCCAGTCGATGCCGAGCTGATCGAGCCGGCTCTTGCGGATGTCGATGATCCACAGCGACAGCTCGATCTGCCGCTTCTCGACATCGAGCGAGCGGATCAGCGCCTCCATGTCCTGCACCTTGTCGAGCCGGCCGACGAGGATCACGCTGTTCGTGTCCGGATACGCCACCGCGCGCACGCCGTCCGACGCGGGCAGCGCGACGCCGCCCGCCGCGCCGCCCATCGGGCTCGCGGCGTTCGCCGGGTTTGTCGAATGCGTCGAGCCCGCGCCGCCCGGCGCGTTGCCGGCGTCGAGCGGCGCGGGCAACGCATCGGCAAGCGAGAACGCCGGCTTGCCCGCCGCGCCGCCCGCGCCGCCGCGCGCCGTGGCGTCGGCCGCCGCGACGGGCGAGTCCGCCGGCGCGCCCGGCCGCGCCGGGCCGAAGATGCGGCCGAGCACGGTCGCCATGCCCGGGATGTCGACTGCCTTGTCGCGCAGCGTGTACTGGCGGTCGACGACGAAGCTGTTGTGAAGCTGCACGACGCGCACGACCTGCCGGTCGCTCGCCTCGTTCGAGCGCACCTCGTCGAGATAGCGCGCGGCGGCGGCGACGAGATTCACGTAGACGGGCGCGCCCGTCACGTAGAACGTGTTGCTCAGGTCGTCGCCGCGCACCGGAAAGCGCGGATCGTAGAGCCGCGTCTGCCGGATGAAATTGCGCAGGTTGCGCACCGTCGCATGGCGCATCGAGACGACCGCGTTCTTGATCTCCGAGTTGTCGTAGATGTAGATCGACGCGCCGTCGTCGTACCAGAGCAGCGACATCGATTCGCCGAGCCGCGCGAGCAGCGCGCGGGGCTGCGCGAGGTCGAACTCGCCCGTCACGTGCTTGCGGCGCACCTTCTCGCTCGCGACGATCGGCTTGTGCAGCCGGCCCGACAGCGCATTGAGCAGCACGCTGATGCTCGCGTCGTTCGCGACGAAGTGGCGCTCGTCGTCCTGCGGCGCGCGCGCCGGCGGCGCGGCCACGCGCGACGCGTCGCCGTCCCGTGCGTCGGGCGTCGCGCTCGCCGCCGCGGGCGCGTCGGCGAGCGGCGCCGCGTCGGTCGGCGCGGCGAATGCCGCGCCCGTCATCAGCAGCGACGCGGCAAGCGCGGCTGCGTATCGTCTGGCCGTGTCGGCATACATCATCGGTTGGGGCTCCTCATGTCCGGCGACGGAACCGGCACGGCGAAATGCCGAACAAGTCCTTGATTTCCCGCGAGAAGTGGGACGAAGACGCGAAGCCGTTGCTCATCGCGACCTCGGTCATGCTGTCGCGGCTCTCGACCACCTCGAGCACCGCCTGCGCGGCGCGCCATTGCCGAAGCTCGCGCTTCAGGCCGCGGCCGAGCGCCTGCCGGCACAGCCGGCGAAAGTGCGGCTCCGACACGCCGTAGCGCGCGGCAAGCACGGCGATCGGCTGCGGGTTCGCACGCTCGCGCAGCAAGAAGCGCACGAGCCCGTAGCTCTCCTGCGCGCGCAGGAACGCGAACAGCGGATCG is a genomic window of Burkholderia mallei ATCC 23344 containing:
- the bsaN gene encoding T3SS3/T6SS1 transcriptional regulator BsaN, translating into MSFGAMSHAVSIDKNKSALVIGIGQFKIASREGAWRFHDVPLFEAAKLLAFLESCGAPDGAGREYRAGAPDGAVIDAPGDLSIWKFDRWLIARVMGAPHGADPLFAFLRAQESYGLVRFLLRERANPQPIAVLAARYGVSEPHFRRLCRQALGRGLKRELRQWRAAQAVLEVVESRDSMTEVAMSNGFASSSHFSREIKDLFGISPCRFRRRT
- the bsaO gene encoding SctC family type III secretion system outer membrane ring subunit BsaO, encoding MMYADTARRYAAALAASLLMTGAAFAAPTDAAPLADAPAAASATPDARDGDASRVAAPPARAPQDDERHFVANDASISVLLNALSGRLHKPIVASEKVRRKHVTGEFDLAQPRALLARLGESMSLLWYDDGASIYIYDNSEIKNAVVSMRHATVRNLRNFIRQTRLYDPRFPVRGDDLSNTFYVTGAPVYVNLVAAAARYLDEVRSNEASDRQVVRVVQLHNSFVVDRQYTLRDKAVDIPGMATVLGRIFGPARPGAPADSPVAAADATARGGAGGAAGKPAFSLADALPAPLDAGNAPGGAGSTHSTNPANAASPMGGAAGGVALPASDGVRAVAYPDTNSVILVGRLDKVQDMEALIRSLDVEKRQIELSLWIIDIRKSRLDQLGIDWQGALNAPGIGVGFNNRGGNVTTLDGTRFLASVAALSQTGDATVISRPIVLTQENVPATFDSNQTFYAKLIGERTVQLDHVTYGTLVNVLPRLTRDGSQVEMIVDIEDGNTDGATSDGQIVIDNNTMPLVNRTEINTVARVPHEMSLLIGGNTRDDVTRRTFRIPGLASIPLIGGLFRGHSDRHEQVVRVFLIQPKLLRAGAAWPDGQPWESGDPADNATLRATVQMLKPYMDDKS
- the bsaP gene encoding SctW family type III secretion system gatekeeper subunit BsaP — encoded protein: MSSIIGGASAARRGFSIDGTGSAANRLDAEPSLDDAPQTGAAGAADVQAQLAGVDEEAANAAAQFGRFRASERKGRRSDELERILDTDADEKLDELAALLGGRAARGRADLATLLRDARERFRDESDLLLALRELRRRRRLDGESVDALERAIDELLAGDGAKRIKAGINAALKAKVFGARMQLDARRLRELYRQFLEFDGSHLVIYEDWIEQFGASRRKRILDYVSAALSYDMQSHDPSCGCAAEFGPLLGTLHRARMLASADEQFVGRLLDDALARDCGLTEARALATMLGGLQRPFSVADVLLGTLGDLLEPLAPARRSQLLQLALRAFAGVPIALYGDADARRAALGALEELIGATYARERRQARPRAD